One Thermoproteota archaeon genomic window carries:
- a CDS encoding DUF445 family protein, whose product MRPWVLLLGSAFGAFIGYAANRVAIWMLFHPRKPIQLGPLRVQGVFPKRRREIAENIANTVERSILSPEDVRKMISEAVELKLREVKLPIPLPSETREMLELAIKRVVSTLTTSLLSQMSENMSVSEFILRKFEEVSDEELERMFLDAVGEELRYIALNDALIGALVGALEMVLLSLLH is encoded by the coding sequence ATGAGACCATGGGTGCTGCTTCTCGGCTCGGCATTCGGAGCCTTCATAGGGTACGCAGCCAATAGAGTGGCGATATGGATGCTCTTCCATCCCAGGAAGCCCATACAGCTTGGTCCCCTCAGGGTGCAGGGGGTGTTCCCCAAGAGGAGGAGGGAAATTGCCGAGAATATAGCCAATACGGTTGAGAGAAGTATCCTCTCCCCGGAAGATGTTAGGAAGATGATCTCGGAGGCCGTGGAACTCAAACTGAGGGAAGTTAAGCTGCCGATCCCGCTTCCTTCGGAGACGAGGGAGATGCTGGAACTAGCTATTAAGAGGGTCGTGTCCACCCTGACTACATCTCTTCTCTCTCAGATGAGCGAGAACATGAGCGTGAGTGAGTTCATTTTAAGGAAGTTCGAGGAGGTGAGCGATGAGGAACTTGAGAGGATGTTTCTAGATGCCGTGGGTGAGGAACTCAGATACATCGCCCTGAACGACGCCCTCATCGGTGCCCTAGTTGGCGCCCTTGAGATGGTC
- a CDS encoding restriction endonuclease subunit M: MLETQGKGLYLRILGSCIRILEEYLDLSDLQSLEIPLLSELPREVVERSKEERPMSLHQCQLMVQRTVGEDMKRKLAVYYSKDEALRIMEEALDLVEGDIVLGDPFMGSGRTLSHLLSLAKDRVIKVWGVEKLPLPALVAFTSLLHMLEGEGRILDVRVGDAFTLYLRGELPSSNLIATNPPFTRWDKLPEDYRRALVETFRRTHPEFVGKGSISLQALAMLLIDDILEDGGVVATVLPASTFYTIYGRGYKRLIRESYHLALLAEGRDSFSEGSGFKELVLVARKGPGRGLTKVLSASGKRSLLDLGELPTFFDMNWLSLFDRDLRDLVLKFVGSALRAGTLVRLSDLGVRVVRGVEMYGPEFFFLPNGYWDLRSGDSDFILSDGRELRIDRKYLVRALRRPSLYSRSIEVNVGTYLLSVPPLPLEDLPRGLVEYIRWGLEEGTAAPAVRSKGSRWYSHVWRQLKTKKPFGYLFLPDKVGDPLRRSSLAYLTGEKVTASKNFYVVITSRRRSWMLAAWYNSTFFASLLTLMGRKISRGWTRFLLADYLEMPAPRREDEGVISALREILRDPRPIEEELSAEGSRYRLDVALGRALSIPEVDRLLESLYSKLADLVKE, from the coding sequence ATGCTTGAAACCCAAGGGAAAGGGCTCTATCTCCGCATTCTGGGATCATGCATCAGGATCTTGGAGGAGTACCTCGACCTCAGCGATCTTCAATCGTTGGAAATCCCGCTTTTGAGCGAACTACCCAGAGAGGTTGTGGAGAGGTCCAAGGAGGAGAGACCCATGTCCCTGCATCAGTGCCAGCTCATGGTTCAGAGGACCGTTGGTGAAGACATGAAGAGGAAGCTGGCCGTGTACTACTCGAAGGACGAGGCGCTCCGGATCATGGAGGAGGCGCTGGACTTGGTAGAGGGCGACATAGTGCTAGGCGATCCCTTCATGGGTTCCGGGAGAACGCTCTCTCATCTACTGTCTCTAGCTAAGGATAGGGTCATCAAGGTGTGGGGCGTGGAGAAGCTTCCTCTACCGGCGTTGGTGGCGTTCACCTCCCTTCTCCACATGCTGGAGGGTGAAGGGAGAATCTTGGATGTGAGGGTGGGGGATGCCTTCACCCTGTATCTCAGGGGAGAACTCCCGTCCTCCAACCTGATAGCCACTAACCCGCCCTTCACCAGGTGGGATAAGCTTCCTGAGGATTACAGGAGGGCGCTGGTGGAAACATTCAGGAGGACCCATCCGGAGTTCGTGGGCAAGGGATCCATCAGCCTGCAAGCCCTAGCGATGCTCTTGATAGATGACATCCTCGAGGACGGAGGTGTTGTAGCAACCGTGCTTCCAGCTTCCACCTTTTACACCATATATGGGAGGGGTTACAAGAGACTCATCAGGGAGAGCTATCACCTGGCGCTATTGGCTGAAGGACGGGACTCCTTCTCTGAAGGAAGTGGATTCAAGGAATTGGTGCTCGTGGCCAGGAAAGGACCGGGAAGGGGTCTCACGAAGGTCCTGAGCGCGTCGGGTAAGCGCTCTCTTCTCGATTTAGGGGAACTACCCACCTTCTTTGACATGAACTGGCTGTCCCTCTTCGACCGGGATCTTCGTGATCTCGTGCTCAAGTTCGTTGGCTCCGCCCTGAGGGCCGGGACCCTCGTGAGGCTCTCGGATCTGGGAGTGAGAGTGGTCAGGGGAGTTGAGATGTACGGCCCGGAGTTCTTCTTCCTCCCCAATGGGTACTGGGATCTCAGGTCGGGCGATTCGGACTTCATCCTCTCGGACGGTCGGGAGCTGAGGATAGACAGGAAATACCTGGTGAGGGCCTTGAGGAGGCCATCTCTATACTCAAGATCGATAGAGGTGAATGTAGGGACCTATTTGCTTTCCGTGCCTCCCCTGCCATTGGAAGACCTTCCAAGGGGCTTGGTGGAATACATCAGGTGGGGCTTGGAGGAAGGCACCGCCGCCCCGGCGGTCAGATCTAAAGGAAGCAGATGGTACAGTCACGTATGGAGGCAGCTCAAGACGAAGAAGCCCTTCGGATATCTCTTCCTCCCCGACAAGGTGGGAGATCCCCTGAGGAGGTCCTCATTGGCCTACCTGACGGGAGAGAAAGTAACCGCCTCCAAGAACTTCTACGTTGTGATCACGAGTAGGAGGAGGTCTTGGATGCTAGCAGCGTGGTATAACAGCACATTCTTCGCCTCGCTGCTCACGCTCATGGGTAGGAAGATATCGAGGGGGTGGACCCGCTTCCTCCTCGCTGATTATTTGGAGATGCCCGCGCCGAGAAGGGAGGACGAAGGGGTCATAAGCGCCCTCAGGGAGATCTTGAGGGATCCGAGGCCCATTGAGGAGGAATTATCTGCCGAGGGGAGCAGGTATCGTCTTGATGTAGCTCTGGGCAGAGCTTTATCCATACCAGAGGTGGACCGTCTGCTGGAATCCCTGTACTCGAAACTGGCGGACTTGGTTAAGGAGTGA